A window from Gorilla gorilla gorilla isolate KB3781 chromosome 21, NHGRI_mGorGor1-v2.1_pri, whole genome shotgun sequence encodes these proteins:
- the PANK2 gene encoding pantothenate kinase 2, mitochondrial isoform X3, with the protein MPAFIQMGRDKNFSSLHTVFCATGGGAYKFEQDFLTIGDLQLCKLDELDCLIKGILYIDSVGFNGRSQCYYFENPADSEKCQKLPFDLKNPYPLLLVNIGSGVSILAVYSKDNYKRVTGTSLGGGTFFGLCCLLTGCTTFEEALEMASRGDSTKVDKLVRDIYGGDYERFGLPGWAVASSFGNMMSKEKREAVSKEDLARATLITITNNIGSIARMCALNENINQVVFVGNFLRINTIAMRLLAYALDYWSKGQLKALFSEHEGYFGAVGALLELLKIP; encoded by the exons ATGCCTGCTTTTATTCAAATGGGCAGAGATAAAAACTTCTCGAGTCTCCACACTGTCTTTTGTGCCACTGGAGGTGGAGCGTACAAATTTGAGCAGGATTTTCTCACA ATAGGTGATCTTCAACTTTGCAAACTGGATGAACTAGATTGCTTGATAAAAGGAATTTTATACATTGACTCAGTTGGATTCAATGGACGGTCACAGTGCTATTACTTTGAAAACCCTGCTGATTCTGAAAAGTGTCAGAAGTTACCATTTGATTTGAAAAATCCGTATCCTCTGCTTCTGGTGAACATTGGCTCAGGGGTTAGCATCTTAGCAGTATATTCCAAAGATAATTACAAACGGGTCACAGGTACTAG TCTTGGAGGAGGAACTTTTTTTGGTCTCTGCTGTCTTCTTACTGGCTGTACCACTTTTGAAGAAGCTCTTGAAATGGCATCTCGTGGAGATAGCACCAAAGTGGATAAACTAGTACGAGATATTTATGGAGGGGACTATGAGAGGTTTGGACTGCCAGGCTGGGCTGTGGCTTCAAG CTTTGGAAACATGATGAGCAAGGAGAAGCGAGAGGCTGTCAGTAAAGAGGACCTTGCCAGAGCGACTTTGATCACCATCACCAACAACATTGGCTCAATAGCAAGAATGTGTGCCCTTAATGAA AACATTAACCAGGTGGTATTTGTTGGAAATTTCTTGAGAATTAATACGATCGCCATGCGGCTTTTGGCGTATGCTTTGGATTATTGGTCCAAGGGGCAGTTGAAAGCACTTTTTTCGGAACACGAG GGTTATTTTGGAGCTGTTGGAGCACTCCTTGAGCTGTTGAAGATCCCGTGA